One Drosophila subpulchrella strain 33 F10 #4 breed RU33 unplaced genomic scaffold, RU_Dsub_v1.1 Primary Assembly Seq16, whole genome shotgun sequence DNA window includes the following coding sequences:
- the LOC119559045 gene encoding mediator of RNA polymerase II transcription subunit 21: MADRLTQLQDTVNQQAEHFCNAIGVIQQTSFPSKFPNFDRTGCQTPNPTQPQEDYAQLFAQLIARCAKDIDTLIESLPNEDSSIELQNSSLKKLEIENQETAHELEEVVRRGELLLEKMQSALENIAQAQLDMQITLKTN; encoded by the exons atggctGATAGACTTACGCAGTTGCAAGACACAGTTAATCAG CAAGCAGAGCACTTTTGCAACGCGATTGGTGTGATTCAGCAAACATCCTTTCCTAGTAAATTTCCAAATTTCGACCGCACAGGATGCCAAACGCCCAACCCAACTCAGCCGCAAGAGGACTATGCCCAGCTTTTTGCACAGTTAATTGCAAGATGTGCCAAAGATATTGACACATTAATAGAGTCATTACCAAATGAAGACAGTTCCATTGAACTGCAAAATTCCAGCCTAAAGAAACTTGAGATTGAAAATCAAGAAACTGCACACGAACTTGAGGAAGTCGTTCGAAGGGGCGAGCTTTTGCTAGAAAAAATGCAGTCTGCATTGGAAAACATTGCTCAAGCTCAATTGGATATGCAAATAACTCTGAAAacgaattaa